A genomic window from Sparus aurata chromosome 14, fSpaAur1.1, whole genome shotgun sequence includes:
- the atp6v1f gene encoding V-type proton ATPase subunit F: protein MAGRGKLIAVIGDEDTCTGFLLGGIGELNKNRKPNFLVVEKDTSITEIEETFKSFLARNDIGIILINQFIAEMIRHAIDAHMQSIPAVLEIPSKEHPYDASKDSILRRAKGMFSAEDFR from the exons ATGGCCGGCCGCGGGAAACTGATCGCTGTTATCGGAGATGAGGACACGTGCACCGGCTTCCTGCTCGGCGGGATCGGCGAGCTCAACAAGAACCGGAAACCGAATTTCCTGGTGGTGGAGAAGGACACGAGCATCACGGAGATCGAAGAGACCTTCAA GAGCTTCTTGGCTCGTAATGACATTGGCATCATCCTGATCAACCAGTTCATCGCCGAGATGATCCGTCACGCCATCGACGCCCACATGCAGTCCATCCCGGCCGTGTTGGAGATCCCGTCCAAAGAGCATCCGTACGACGCGTCCAAGGACTCCATCCTGCGCCGCGCCAAGGGCATGTTCTCCGCCGAGGACTTCCGATAG
- the lamtor4 gene encoding ragulator complex protein LAMTOR4, which produces MTTAALTAGLERIPDQLGYLVISEDGVLASAGELENDEHTAGVMMQMVRTASRFRLPGSAEPPFKRMSVILEDFVYTVTVSGQKVFVVKRQNNQQESISV; this is translated from the exons atg ACGACAGCCGCTCTGACTGCGGGTCTGGAGCGGATCCCGGATCAGCTCGGGTACCTGGTCATCAGCGAGGACGGTGTCCTGGCC TCTGCAGGTGAGCTGGAGAATGACGAACACACGGCAGGTGTGATGATGCAGATGGTTCGAACGGCAAGTCGGTTCAGATTACCTGGATCAGCAGAGCCGCCCTTCAAACGCATgtcag TGATTCTGGAGGATTTCGTCTATACGGTCACGGTTTCTGGTCAGAAGGTTTTTGTGGTTAAACGTCAGAACAACCAGCAGGAGTCAATCAGTGTTTAG